One genomic segment of Brassica napus cultivar Da-Ae chromosome A3, Da-Ae, whole genome shotgun sequence includes these proteins:
- the LOC106440310 gene encoding uncharacterized protein LOC106440310 gives MAAGAMVTATGAVVVLYLLGRRIVWARDGEDDSELGKSGRSGRRRIVRRPAQAPATWLETISTLSETLRFTYSETLGKWPIADLAFGINYLMRRQGNFSSASVYAGSNCVELKGPEIIMELTELLRFLTLCMLFSKKPFPVFLETAGYSHDDVLLQKPKAGILQPAFTIIRDTNSKCFLLLIRGTHSIKDTLTAATGAVVPFHHSVLHDGGLSNLVLGYAHCGMVAAARWIAKLSVPCLIKALNENPSYKVQIVGHSLGGGTAALLTYILREQKEFASATCFTFAPAACMTWDLAESGKHFITTIINGSDLVPTFSAASVDDLRSEVTSSSWSNDLRDQVEHTRVLSVVYRSATAIGSRLPSIASAKARVAGAGAILRPVSSGTQVMLKRAQDVAQAVVQTRSSLSSWSCMGPRRRAISSQLNSKVTDLPEASAIVPERRSTEALLAQTVVIDRKAHKRTEHCSSSSSDSEPEEDEEPLISIDQVITETSSVEEDVTEGELWDELDKELTRQEKERASGAMEEEAAAAKEITEEETVITGGSESSNGQNQSPVSASSSDFIESQRFYPPGKIMHIVSVTETESETEHDEAMVVGTRTATVERVRLYETPRELYRKMRLSRTMINDHYMPMYKKMMELLITELECDLHSS, from the exons ATGGCGGCGGGTGCAATGGTGACCGCCACGGGAGCAGTGGTGGTTCTGTATCTACTGGGGCGGCGGATCGTGTGGGCGAGAGACGGGGAGGACGATTCGGAGCTGGGTAAATCGGGGAGATCCGGTAGGAGGAGGATCGTGAGGAGGCCGGCTCAAGCGCCGGCGACTTGGCTCGAGACTATTTCGACTTTGTCGGAGACGTTACGGTTTACGTATTCGGAGACGCTGGGCAAATGGCCCATCGCCGATCTGGCTTTTGGTATTAACTATTTGATGCGTAGGCAG ggaaACTTTTCGAGTGCTAGTGTTTATGCGGGAAGTAATTGTGTAGAGTTAAAAGGACCAGAGATCATCATGGAGTTGACGGAGTTGCTGAGGTTTTTGACTCTCTGTATGCTTTTCTCCAAGAAGCCTTTTCCTGTGTTTCTCGAGACTGCTGGTTATTCTCATGATGATGTCCTTCTTCAGAAGCCTAAAGCTGGG ATTTTGCAGCCTGCCTTCACGATCATACGTGATACCAATTCAAAATGTTTCCTGCTACTGATACGTGGCACTCATAGCATCAAAGATACACTTACAGCGGCAACTGGTGCAGTGGTCCCGTTCCATCATTCAGTGTTGCATGATGGTGGTCTAAGCAACTTAGTTTTAGGTTATGCACATTGCGGAATGGTTGCTGCAGCTCGTTGGATTGCTAAACTTAGTGTTCCGTGCCTCATCAAGGCCCTTAATGAAAATCCTAGTTACAAGGTTCAG ATCGTGGGTCATTCTCTTGGGGGTGGGACAGCTGCACTTTTAACCTATATTCTTAGGGAGCAAAAAGAGTTTGCCTCCGCTACTTGCTTCACTTTTGCACCAG CTGCTTGTATGACTTGGGATTTAGCAGAGTCAGGCAAGCATTTCATTACTACTATCATCAATGGATCTGATCTCGTCCCAACGTTCTCTGCTGCGTCAGTAGATGACCTTCGTTCTGAG GTAACCTCGTCCTCATGGTCAAATGACCTGCGTGATCAGGTTGAGCACACCAGGGTCCTTAGTGTCGTTTATCGGTCTGCAACAGCCATAGGATCACGTTTGCCGTCTATAGCCAGTGCGAAAGCAAGAGTGGCTGGTGCTGGGGCGATTCTCCGGCCTGTCTCAAGCGGCACTCAG GTCATGCTAAAGCGTGCACAGGACGTAGCGCAAGCCGTAGTGCAGACTCGTTCTTCTCTCTCGTCATGGTCTTGCATGGGACCACGTCGTAGAGCTATCAGCTCTCAGCTTAACTCTAAAGTCACAGACTTGCCCGAAGCCTCCGCTATAGTACCCGAAAGAAGAAGCACAGAAGCTCTACTGGCTCAAACCGTAGTGATAGACCGAAAGGCTCACAAGAGAACAGAGCATTGTTCTTCAAGCAGCAGCGACTCtgaaccagaagaagatgaagagccGTTGATCTCAATCGACCAAGTGATCACTGAAACATCTTCAGTAGAAGAAGACGTGACAGAAGGTGAGCTATGGGACGAACTGGACAAAGAGCTGACTCGACAGGAGAAGGAAAGAGCCAGCGGAGCCATGGAAGAAGAAGCAGCGGCAGCAAAGGAGATAACAGAGGAAGAGACTGTCATTACAGGAGGCAGTGAATCCTCCAACGGACAGAACCAGAGTCCGGTTTCAGCATCGTCGTCTGACTTTATAGAGAGCCAGCGGTTCTACCCGCCTGGTAAGATAATGCACATAGTGTCGGTGACAGAGACAGAATCTGAAACAGAGCATGATGAGGCAATGGTGGTGGGGACAAGGACGGCAACGGTGGAGCGTGTGAGACTATACGAGACGCCAAGAGAATTGTACAGAAAGATGAGGCTATCGAGAACAATGATCAATGATCATTACATGCCAATGTATAAAAAGATGATGGAACTCTTGATTACTGAGCTCGAGTGTGATCTGCACTCTTCGTGA